The following coding sequences lie in one Oncorhynchus nerka isolate Pitt River linkage group LG14, Oner_Uvic_2.0, whole genome shotgun sequence genomic window:
- the LOC115141983 gene encoding integrin-linked protein kinase-like encodes MDDIFTQCREGNAVAVRLWLDNTENDLNQGDDHGFSPLHWACREGRSSVVDMLIMRGARINVMNRGDDTPLHLASSHGHRDIVGKLIQCKADVNTANEHGNTPLHYACFWGQDPVAEDLVTNGAQVNICNKYGETPLDKAKPHLREALQEKAEKLGQSLTKVPFKDTFWKGTTRTRPRNGTLNKAAGIDFKQLSLLAKINENQSGELWHGRWQGNEVVVKVLKVRDWSTRKSRDFNEEYPKLRIFSHPNVLPMLGACQSPPAPHPIIITHWMPYGSLYNVLHQGTDFVVDQTQAVKFALDIACGMAFLHTLEPMISRHSLNSKSVMIDEDMTARISMSDVKFSFQCPGRMYSPAWVAPEALQKKPEEINRRSADMWSFAVLLWELVTREVPFADLSNMEIGMKVALEGLRPTIPPGISPHICKLMKICMNEDPAKRPKFDMIVPILEKMQDK; translated from the exons ATGGATGATATTTTTACCCAGTGCCGGGAAGGCAACGCAGTAGCTGTTCGCCTGTGGTTGGACAACACAGAGAATGACCTGAATCAGGG GGATGACCATGGCTTCAGTCCTCTCCACTGGGCCTGCAGGGAAGGCCGCTCCAGCGTGGTGGACATGCTCATCATGAGAGGGGCTCGCATCAACGTCATGAACAGAGGAGATGACACGCCCCTGCACCTGGCCTCCAGCCACGGCCACAGAGACATCGTGGGCAAG CTGATCCAGTGCAAAGCAGACGTCAACACTGCCAACGAGCACGGCAACACACCGCTGCATTACGCCTGCTTCTGGGGTCAGGACCCAGTGGCTGAG GACCTGGTGACTAATGGAGCTCAGGTGAACATCTGTAATAAGTATGGAGAAACTCCTCTGGACAAAGCCAAACCTCACCTACGTGAAGCCCTCCAAG AGAAAGCAGAGAAGTTGGGCCAGAGTTTGACCAAGGTCCCCTTCAAGGACACGTTCTGGAAAGGCACCACCAGAACTCGACCCC GTAACGGCACGTTGAACAAAGCAGCGGGCATTGACTTCAAACAGCTTTCCCTCCTGGCTAAGATCAATGAGAACCAGTCTGGagag TTGTGGCACGGACGCTGGCAGGGGAATGAGGTTGTGGTGAAAGTGTTGAAGGTTCGCGACTGGTCCACCAGAAAGAGCAGAGACTTCAATGAGGAATATCCCAAACTCAG GATATTCTCCCACCCCAATGTGCTGCCAATGTTGGGAGCGTGTCAGTCTCCTCCTGCCCCTCACCCCATCATCATCACACACTGGATGCCCTATGGCTCCCTCTACAACGTGCTTCACCAGGGCACTG ACTTTGTGGTTGACCAGACACAGGCGGTGAAGTTTGCTTTGGACATTGCCTGTGGGATGGCCTTCCTCCACACGCTCGAGCCCATGATCTCTCGACACTCTCTCAACAGCAAGAGCGTCATG ATTGACGAGGACATGACCGCCAGGATCAGCATGTCAGACGTCAAGTTCTCCTTCCAGTGTCCAGGCAGGATGTACTCCCCAGCATGGGTAGCCCCTGAAG CCCTGCAGAAGAAGCCTGAGGAGATCAACCGGCGGTCAGCAGACATGTGGAGCTTCGCTGTGTTGCTATGGGAGCTGGTGACCAGGGAGGTGCCCTTCGCTGACCTCTCCAACATGGAGATAGGCATGAAG GTGGCCCTGGAAGGCCTACGACCCACCATCCCTCCCGGCATCTCACCCCACATCTGCAAGCTCATGAAGATCTGTATGAACGAAGATCCAGCCAAGAGACCTAAATTTGACATGATCGTGCCCATCCTGGAGAAAATGCAGGACAAGTGA